One Setaria viridis chromosome 3, Setaria_viridis_v4.0, whole genome shotgun sequence DNA window includes the following coding sequences:
- the LOC117849707 gene encoding chaperone protein dnaJ C76, chloroplastic: MPALLVNTISVSPAGPKLLPTTARRASRSRYRCRAEASGSGGGGSSTNGDGYKPGGVRGSWVSDYDLYELLGVERSSPQSEIKAAYRSLQKRCHPDVAGAADGHDMAIVLNEVYALLSDPAARLAYDQEQARRSEFAGYTGRPLYSSWLGADAERRAVFVDEVRCVGCLKCALHASRTFAVESVYGRARVVAQWADDEDKITDAISTCPVDCISMVERSDLAALEFLMSKQPRGRVRVSEGNAVGARAPNIFNEVAKFQKRFEEMKQKSATRESQESETVKQSRTSAVHTIRSMSNWWYWRPFGSSAPATIVLASRLLPPPPAGAAAKAADPVADRLQEAVAARRKTEGATTATAAHARRDDYWTPQLNLPSSASPPSIHQRGRDAPRGHNRGQRTAAGDEAAAGSGRKGVSIDLTVPLLMGIIAAGFVGYNGEEMAGGAGSGIREHFGGAVALGIVNSFEMKVMLAGVTWFIIGAAIAGVIQVLGRSEQDIWK, from the exons ATGCCTGCGCTTCTCGTGAACACCATCTCGGTCTCCCCCGCCGGTCCAAAGCTATTGCCCACCACGGCACGGCGAGCTAGCAGGAGTCGCTACAGGTGCCGAGCGGAagcatccggcagcggcggcggcggcagcagcaccaACGGCGACGGGTACAAGCCGGGTGGCGTCCGCGGTTCGTGGGTCTCGGACTACGACCTGTACGAGCTGCTGGGCGTGGAGCGGTCCTCGCCGCAGTCGGAGATCAAGGCGGCGTACCGGTCGCTGCAGAAGCGGTGCCACCCGGacgtggccggcgccgccgatggCCACGACATGGCCATCGTCCTCAACGAGGTGTACGCGCTGCTCTCCGACCCGGCCGCGCGCCTCGCCTACGACCAGGAGCAGGCGCGCCGCTCCGAGTTCGCCGGCTACACGGGCCGCCCGCTCTATTCCTCCTGgctcggcgccgacgccgagcgCCGCGCCGTCTTCGTCGACGAGGTCCGCTGCGTCGGCTGCCTCAAGTGCGCGCTCCACGCGTCCAGGACCTTCGCCGTCGAGTCCGTCTACGGCCGCGCCCGCGTCGTCGCGCAGTGGGCCGACGACGAGGACAAGATCACCGACGCCATCAGCACCTGCCCTGTCGACTGCATCTC GATGGTCGAGAGGTCGGACCTGGCGGCTCTCGAGTTCCTCATGTCCAAGCAGCCGCGCGGCAGAGTCCGCGTCTCCGAAGGCAACGCCGTGGGAGCGCGCGCGCCAAATATCTTCAACGAGGTCGCCAAGTTCCAGAAGAGATTCGAGGAGATGAAGCAGAAATCTGCAACAAGAGAATCCCAG GAGTCGGAGACAGTCAAGCAGTCGAGGACTTCAGCAGTTCACACCATCAGATCCATGTCAAACTGGTGGTACTGGCGCCCATTCGGGTCATCGGCGCCGGCCACCATCGTCCTCGCTTcgcgcctcctgccgccgccgccggcgggggcggcggctaAAGCCGCTGACCCCGTGGCGGACAGACTCCAAGaagccgtcgccgcccggcgcAAGACGGAAGGCGCGACGACCGCGACCGCGGCGCACGCCCGCCGCGACGACTACTGGACCCCGCAGCTGAACCTGCCGTCGTCTGCTTCCCCGCCGAGCATTCACCAGCGGGGAAGGGACGCACCGCGAGGCCACAACCGCGGGCAACGGACCGCCGCCGGTGATGAAGCGGCCGCCGGGTCCGGGAGGAAGGGTGTGAGCATCGACCTGACGGTGCCGTTGCTGATGGGGATCATCGCGGCGGGGTTTGTGGGTTACAAcggggaggagatggccggaggcgccggcagcggcatTCGGGAGCACTTTGGCGGCGCCGTTGCTCTTGGGATCGTGAACAGCTTCGAAATGAAGGTCATGTTGGCCGGGGTAACTTGGTTCATCATCGGCGCTGCCATTGCCGGTGTGATCCAGGTGCTTGGAAGAAGCGAACAGGACATCTGGAAATGA